From Sphingomonas sp. PAMC26645:
CGGGGCGCTTGCCGGGGTCGAGCACGCGAATGCGGATACGTGCCTTGTCGGGCAGGATGGCGCCACGCCAGCGGCGTGGGCGGAACGGGCTGATGGGGGTCAGTGCGACCATGCCCGAGCCGAGCGGCAGGATCGGGCCGTGCGCGGAAAGGTTGTAGGCGGTTGAGCCGGCCGGTGTCGCGACGAGGATGCCGTCGCAGGCGAGTTCGGCGAGGACGACGCGGTCGTTCACCGTCACCTCGAGATTGGCGGTCTGGCGGGTCTCGCGCAGGAACGAGACTTCGTTGATCGCGGGCAGCGTGTGCGTCCGGCCATCGACGCCGATCGCGGTCATGCTGAGCGGTATGACCTTGAACGGCTTCGCGCGCTCCAGCCGGTCGGTGAGGCCGTGGTGGCGCCATTCGTTCATCAGGAACCCGACCGTGCCAAGGTTCATGCCGAACACGGGCACGGGCGGCTTGCGGCGCTCCAGCATCGTGTGCAGCGTCTGCAGCATGAACCCGTCGCCGCCGAGTGCGATGATGACGTCCGCGTCCTCGACCGGCACCCACTCGCCCATGTCGGCGAGTTCCGCTTCGGCGGCACGAGCAGGCGGGGTATTAGACGCGACCAGCGCCCGCCGCTCGTACAGGCTCATCCGCCGGTGACGCTCATGTGGCGTGCGACCGCGGGGCCTTCACCTTGGCCGATGCGGAAGTCATGAGCCTTGGGCTTGGCGAACAGGCCAGCGTCGATCGCTTCGTCGAGGCCGGCGGTCCCGCCTTCGCGCAGAGCCGCCTTCAGGTCGACCTGATCGTCATGGCCCAGGCACATGTACAGCTTGCCCTCGGTGGTCAGGCGCACCCGGTTGCAGCCTTCGCAGAAATTGGCGGTCAGCGGCGAGATCAGGCCGAGACGCGTGCGCGTGCCGTCGACGTTCCAGTAGCGCGCGGGGCCGCCGGTCTTGTGCGCGTCGCGGGCGAGCGTGAACTGCTGGCCGAGGTCGTCGAACACCTTGGTCAACGGCAGAAAGCGGTCGGTACGGTCCTCGTCGATCGCGCCGAGCGGCATCGTCTCGATCAGCGACAGGTCGAAGCCCTCGTCGCGACACCAGGCGAGCATCGGTGCGATCTCGTCCTCGTTGAAGCCCTTCAGCGCGACCATGTTGATCTTGATCGCGAGCCCCGCGTCGCGCGCGGCGTAGATGCCGCCGATGACCTGTGACACGTCGCCATGGCGGGTGATGTAGCGGAAGCGCTCGGGATCGCGGCTGTCCATGCTGACGTTGACGCGGCGAATGCCGGCATCGACCATCGCCTCGGCATGCTGCGCGAGGCGCGTGCCGTTGGTGGTCATCGTCAGCTCTTCGAGGCCCGATCCGATGTTGTGACCCAAGCGCTGTACCAGTTCGGCAACGTCCCGGCGCACGAGCGGCTCGCCACCCGACAGACGTATCTTCGTCACGCCGCGCGCGATGAAACGCTCGGCGATGATCGCGATCTCTTCGAGGCTCAGCAGCTTGCTGCGCGGTAGGAACGTCATCTTTTCGGACATGCAGTACCGGCAGCGCAGGTCGCAGCGATCGGTCACCGAAATCCGCAGATACTTGATCGTGCGACCATGCGTATCGCGCAGCGGCTTTTGCTCGAGGGTGGGCGCGATCGTCATCTCCTCCGAGCTAAGACCTGACTGTCCCACTAACAAGGCCGGATCGGCTGGTATTGGATTGGCGCGCGGCGATACGGCGGCTAGGCTCGCACCGATCGAGCGAGGTGCGACGGATATGGAAGACATGCAGATCGCAACGACGCTGTTCGCGGTATCGTTCCGTCAACGTGATGAGATCGCGGAGATTTTGGCAAGCGCAGGGGCCGGTGCGGGGTGGCAGGCGGCGGTCGTGGGCGATGCCGAAGGGTTGGAAAGCCGGTTCTTGGTAAGCGGTGCTGCGGTCGCGTTGATTGATGCGCGCGGTGCGCTCGACGACGGACTTTCGGCGACGCGCAGGCTGGGCGGGTTGGTCGCCACCAACGGTGCGGCGTTGCTGGTGCTGGTATCGCGCGGCGATGTCGAGGCGATCGGCGAGTTCTTCGATGCGGGCGCGACGCAATTCCTGGCTAGTCCGGCGAGCGAAGGCGAACTCGTCCAGGCGCTGCGGTTCGCGGGGCGCCATGCCGCACGCGCATCCGGTGGCGCGATCGATCGACGCGGCATACCCGGCGCATCGCACTATGACAGGGAGACCGGCGAAGCGCGGCGCTGGATCGTCAGCCGTATCGCCGAGGAGCGGCCGGTGGCGGTGGTGCTGGTCGCGCTGTCGCGCCTCGACATCGTCAATGCGGCGCATGGCCGCCCCGCGGTGGATGGCCTGATCGAAGCGGCCGTGTTGCGCGCGGAGACGGTCGCGCGCCAGGCGATCGGCGTGGATGCGATGGTCGCGCGGCTCGGCGGGTCGGAGTTCGTGCTGGTGATCGAGGCGGCCGGGGACGCGGTGACGGCGGCGATCACCGCGTTGGACGCGGCGCTCGCGCGACCGTTCGCGGTGGCCGATACGCGCGCGGTGCTCGGATGTCGCTTCGGCGTGGCGCAGCGCCAGCCGGGCGACGATGCGGCGGCGTTGCTGCGCCGCGCGAGCGAGGCGCTGGCAGAGGCAAAGGCGAGCGACGGATCGGTGCTGCACGTCGCGCTGCCCGACGGGGTCGCGCCGATCGACGCGCTGGCGATCGACCTGCACCATGCGATCGAGCGCGACGAGATCGATCTGCGCTGGCAGCCTCAGGTCGAGATCGCGAGCGGCAAGATCACGGGGGTCGAGGCCTTGGCGCGCTGGAACCACCGGGCGCTCGGGCCGCTCGGGGCGGACACGCTGTTCGATGCCGCAGACCGCGCCGACCTGGGCATCGCGTTGTCGGACCATATCCAGCGACTAGTGCTGGCGCGTGCGGTCGCCTGGCCGGAGTTGTTGGGAACGTTGCGCGTGTCGCTGAACCTGACGGCGGCGGATATCACCCGGCCGGGGTTTGCCGCGCTGTTCCTGGCGCGGATCGACGAGAGTGGCTTCCCCCGCGGGCGCCTGACGGTCGAGATTACCGAGACTGGGTTGATCGAAGACCTCGCAGCGGCATCGGCGTTGTTGGCGGAACTGCGCGGGGCAGGGTGCCGGGTGGCGATCGACGATTTCGGGACGGGGTATTCGAGCCTCGCCTATCTGAAGTCGCTGCCGCTCGATTACGTCAAGATCGACAAGTCGCTGGTGCGGGACATCGACGGCAGCGCGCGCGACCGCGTGGTGGTCGCCGGCGCGATCACGATGGCGCGTTCGCTGGGGCTCGCGGTGATCGCCGAGGGGGTCGAGCGACCGTCGCAGCTCGAACTGCTCGCCGCGGGTGGATGCAGCCTGTATCAGGGGTTCCTGCTGTCGGAGCCGGTCGGCGAGGCGGCGTTGCTCGAACTGATGGCGAGAGAATGATGCGACCCATGATGCTACCCTTCGCGATCGTCGCGATCGCAGCGCCCGCGATCGCGCAGACGCCCGCCAAAATCGCGATCCGCAAGGGCATGGAAGCGAGCGCGGCGGGCTGGAACGCGGGCGATCTCGCGCGGTTCATGGACATTTATGCGGACGACGCGGTGTTCGTGACGCCGAAGGGACTGCTTCGCGGCAAACCGGCGATTGCGGACAAATACCGGTCCAGCTTCAGCGGCGCGGGCAATGCGCGCGGCAAGCTGTCATTCGCGTTCCTGGAGATGCGCGGTCTGGATCCGGCGCATGCGATGCTGTTCGCACGGTGGACGCTGACCGGGGCGTCGACCAGCGAATCGGGCATGACGACTTTGGTGTTCGAACGGCGTGGCGGCGCGTGGAAGATCATTTCGGACCACAGCAGCTGAATGTCCGACGAACGATGTGGGAGGACACGATGACAGAGCGGCTCGACCACGCGACCGCGGCGCGATTTGCCGGGCTGACGCTCGGGCATCTGACCCGCGAATGGCCGTACAAGCTCGACCAGGTGCTCGACGGGCCCGGTGACCTGGCGCTGCCGAAGACGCTGCATCCGGTGTTTCACGGCAGTTTCGACTGGCATAGCTGCGTGCATGGCTGGTGGCAGGTGATGCGCCTCGCGCGCCTGTATCCAGGCATGGTGGAGGCCGCCGCGGTCGAGGCGCTGGCCGACCGGATGCTGGTGCCCGCGCTGATAGCGGGAGAGGTGGCGTATCTCGATCGGCCGGGCACCGGCGGGTTCGAGCGGCCCTATGGCTGGGGATGGCTGCTGGCGCTGCATGACGAGTTGGCGCGGCGTCCCGATCGGCCTTGGGCGGCGGCGATCGAGCCATTGGCACGCGCGTTTGCGGCGCGGTTTGCAGCGTATCTGCCGAAGCTGATCTACCCGGTGCGGAGCGGGAAGCATGACTGCACCGCGTTCGCTCTCGTCCACGCGCTGCGTTGGGCACGGACGCATGACGAGTCGCTCGCCGCACTGATCGAGGCGCGCGCGCGGGACTGGTATGGCGACGACCGCGACTGTCGGCCGTTCGAGCCTAGCGGAGAGGATTTCCTGTCGGCGACGCTGTGCGAGGCGGCGTTGATGAAGGACGTGCTCGGGGCGGAGTTCGCGCCGTGGCTGGCGGCGTTCCTGCCCGAGCCGTTCGGTCCGGCAACCGCGTCCCTGCGCTCCCCCGCGATCGTCAGCGATCGGTCCGACGGCCGCCTCGCGCATCTCGACGGGGTCAACCTGTCGCGCGCGTGGTGTTGGCGGACGATCGCCGACGCGCTGCCCGATCCTGCCGCCGCGCGCGAGATCGCCGACGCACACCTGGCAGAGGCACTGCCGCATCTCGCGGACGATTACATGGGTGAGCATTGGCTGGCGACGTTCGCGCTGCTCGCGCTGGAGGCTGAATGATCTGAAGAGAAGGGGCTGGCGTAGCGGACTGCGCTGCCTACAGTCGCATCACTGAACGATAAGAGAGTGATGATGCAAAGACGCCTGCCGTTCCTGGCCTTGCTGGCCCTTTCCACGACCGCGTTGGCGCAGACACCGGCCCCCGCTACCGATCCGAATGCGTATCTCGAGGACATCCACGGCACGCGTGCGCTCGATACGGTGAAGCGGTGGAACACGCAGTCGCTCGCCGCGCTCGAAGCCAAGCCGGGCTATGCGCGCTACCGCCAGCGCGCACTCGACCTGTTGCAGGCGGACCGCCAGATCGCGACGCCCGACCAGATCCTTGGCGATCAGGTGCTGAACCTGTGGCAGGACAAGACGAACGTGCGCGGCCTGTGGCGGGTCGCGTCGCTGGCGTCGTTCACCAGCGGCAAGCCGGTGTGGCAGACGCTGATCGACGTCGACGCGCTCGGCAAGACGGAGGGCAAGAGCTGGGTGTGGAAAGGCGCGACGTGCCGCTCGCCGTCCTACGATCGCTGCATGGTCGCGCTGTCGAACGGCGGCGGCGATGCGGTCGAGGAGCGCGAGTTCGACATCCCCACGGGCAAGTTCGTCGCGGACGGTTTCGTTTTGCCGAGCTTCAAGACAGGGCTGAACTGGGCCGGGCCGGACGCGCTGTACGTGGCGACCGATTTCGGCGCCGGCAGCCTTACGAAATCAGGCTATCCGCGCACCGTGAAGCGGTGGCAACGCGGCACGTCGCTCGCGGCCTCGGCTACCGTGACGAGCGCGACGGCGGACGATGTCGGGATCGAGACCAACGTCTTCACCGATGGCGACCGGCGCTATCCGCTGGTGTCGCGCAACGTCGATTTCTTCCATTCGAAGCGCAGTCATATCGCCGAGAATGGCCGGCTGGTGCCGTCGCCGTTGCCAGACGATGCCGAGATCAACGCCGTCCTCGATGGCCGGTTGATCGCGACGCTGGCGTCCGACTGGAAGGGGATTCCGAGCGGGTCGGTCGTGGCGTACAGCGTCCCCGACGTGCTGGCGGGACGCACGCCGACGATCGAACGCGTGCTGGTGCCGACCGCGACGCAGGCGGTGGAGCAGGTCGATTCGAGCAAGTCGGTGCTGTGGGTGAAGATGCTCGACGACGTCTCTGGCCGGCTCGTGTCGCTGACGCGCGGTGCGGATGGCATCTGGACGCAAGGCGTCGCGACGCTGCCGACCGCATCGACGATCCACCTCGAGGCGACCGCGGGCAAGGACGACGTCGCCTTCGCGGTGGTCGAAAGCTTCCTCAGCCCGCCCGCGCTCTATGCCGTCCGCCCAAATGCCAAGCCGGTCACCGTCGACACGCTGCCAGCGCGGTTCGATGCCTCCGCAATGCAGGTCGAACAGCGGTTCGCGACGTCGAAGGATGGTACGAAGATCCCCTATTTCCTCGTGCGCAAGAAGGGCGCGACGGGCCCGATGCCTGCGCTCGTCCACGCCTATGGCGGGTTCCGCAATGCGCAGACACCGACCTATCTCGTCGACCAGCCCTATCGCTCGGGCCCGGCCGGGCTGTTCTGGGTCGAGGAGGGCAACGCGTTCGTGCTCGCCAACATCCGTGGCGGTGGCGAATACGGGCCGCGCTGGCACCAGATGCCGCTGCGCGAGAACCGGCAAAAGGCGTATGACGATCTCCACGCGGTCGGTGACGATCTTGTCCGGACCGGCGTGAGTGCCA
This genomic window contains:
- a CDS encoding NAD kinase yields the protein MSLYERRALVASNTPPARAAEAELADMGEWVPVEDADVIIALGGDGFMLQTLHTMLERRKPPVPVFGMNLGTVGFLMNEWRHHGLTDRLERAKPFKVIPLSMTAIGVDGRTHTLPAINEVSFLRETRQTANLEVTVNDRVVLAELACDGILVATPAGSTAYNLSAHGPILPLGSGMVALTPISPFRPRRWRGAILPDKARIRIRVLDPGKRPVSAVADQREIRDVAQVDICMDRARELTLLFDPEHALDDRITMEQFVA
- the moaA gene encoding GTP 3',8-cyclase MoaA; translation: MTIAPTLEQKPLRDTHGRTIKYLRISVTDRCDLRCRYCMSEKMTFLPRSKLLSLEEIAIIAERFIARGVTKIRLSGGEPLVRRDVAELVQRLGHNIGSGLEELTMTTNGTRLAQHAEAMVDAGIRRVNVSMDSRDPERFRYITRHGDVSQVIGGIYAARDAGLAIKINMVALKGFNEDEIAPMLAWCRDEGFDLSLIETMPLGAIDEDRTDRFLPLTKVFDDLGQQFTLARDAHKTGGPARYWNVDGTRTRLGLISPLTANFCEGCNRVRLTTEGKLYMCLGHDDQVDLKAALREGGTAGLDEAIDAGLFAKPKAHDFRIGQGEGPAVARHMSVTGG
- a CDS encoding EAL domain-containing response regulator codes for the protein MQIATTLFAVSFRQRDEIAEILASAGAGAGWQAAVVGDAEGLESRFLVSGAAVALIDARGALDDGLSATRRLGGLVATNGAALLVLVSRGDVEAIGEFFDAGATQFLASPASEGELVQALRFAGRHAARASGGAIDRRGIPGASHYDRETGEARRWIVSRIAEERPVAVVLVALSRLDIVNAAHGRPAVDGLIEAAVLRAETVARQAIGVDAMVARLGGSEFVLVIEAAGDAVTAAITALDAALARPFAVADTRAVLGCRFGVAQRQPGDDAAALLRRASEALAEAKASDGSVLHVALPDGVAPIDALAIDLHHAIERDEIDLRWQPQVEIASGKITGVEALARWNHRALGPLGADTLFDAADRADLGIALSDHIQRLVLARAVAWPELLGTLRVSLNLTAADITRPGFAALFLARIDESGFPRGRLTVEITETGLIEDLAAASALLAELRGAGCRVAIDDFGTGYSSLAYLKSLPLDYVKIDKSLVRDIDGSARDRVVVAGAITMARSLGLAVIAEGVERPSQLELLAAGGCSLYQGFLLSEPVGEAALLELMARE
- a CDS encoding SgcJ/EcaC family oxidoreductase; translated protein: MMLPFAIVAIAAPAIAQTPAKIAIRKGMEASAAGWNAGDLARFMDIYADDAVFVTPKGLLRGKPAIADKYRSSFSGAGNARGKLSFAFLEMRGLDPAHAMLFARWTLTGASTSESGMTTLVFERRGGAWKIISDHSS
- a CDS encoding DUF2891 domain-containing protein, producing the protein MTERLDHATAARFAGLTLGHLTREWPYKLDQVLDGPGDLALPKTLHPVFHGSFDWHSCVHGWWQVMRLARLYPGMVEAAAVEALADRMLVPALIAGEVAYLDRPGTGGFERPYGWGWLLALHDELARRPDRPWAAAIEPLARAFAARFAAYLPKLIYPVRSGKHDCTAFALVHALRWARTHDESLAALIEARARDWYGDDRDCRPFEPSGEDFLSATLCEAALMKDVLGAEFAPWLAAFLPEPFGPATASLRSPAIVSDRSDGRLAHLDGVNLSRAWCWRTIADALPDPAAAREIADAHLAEALPHLADDYMGEHWLATFALLALEAE
- a CDS encoding prolyl oligopeptidase family serine peptidase, whose product is MMQRRLPFLALLALSTTALAQTPAPATDPNAYLEDIHGTRALDTVKRWNTQSLAALEAKPGYARYRQRALDLLQADRQIATPDQILGDQVLNLWQDKTNVRGLWRVASLASFTSGKPVWQTLIDVDALGKTEGKSWVWKGATCRSPSYDRCMVALSNGGGDAVEEREFDIPTGKFVADGFVLPSFKTGLNWAGPDALYVATDFGAGSLTKSGYPRTVKRWQRGTSLAASATVTSATADDVGIETNVFTDGDRRYPLVSRNVDFFHSKRSHIAENGRLVPSPLPDDAEINAVLDGRLIATLASDWKGIPSGSVVAYSVPDVLAGRTPTIERVLVPTATQAVEQVDSSKSVLWVKMLDDVSGRLVSLTRGADGIWTQGVATLPTASTIHLEATAGKDDVAFAVVESFLSPPALYAVRPNAKPVTVDTLPARFDASAMQVEQRFATSKDGTKIPYFLVRKKGATGPMPALVHAYGGFRNAQTPTYLVDQPYRSGPAGLFWVEEGNAFVLANIRGGGEYGPRWHQMPLRENRQKAYDDLHAVGDDLVRTGVSAKRKIAVSGRSNGGLLVGVAMEQRPDLYGAIVMGSPLLDMQRYSHLSAGASWIGEYGDPDKPADWAFISKYSPYQNLKRGVQYPTPFIYTSTEDDRVHPGHARKFAARLEAYRDPFFYYENPEGGHAAGADKIEDAKRAALVTVYLNAQLAPQR